The Ahaetulla prasina isolate Xishuangbanna chromosome 13, ASM2864084v1, whole genome shotgun sequence genomic interval gagagagacagagacagagagagagagaaagagacagagagagagacagacagagagagagagagagagagagaaagaggcagagacagagagatagagacagacagagagagagagagacagagacagagacagaaagagacagagagagagagagaaagaggctcATTTTTTGCAGAAAGGTTAGAAACCTTGCAAAAATAAACTGAGGCAaagtggggacatgatagcagtcttccagtatttgaggagctgccacaaagaagaagggggtcaaattattttccaaagcttcagagggcaagataagaaacaatggatggaaactcatccaggagagaagcaacctggaattaaggagaaacttcctaacaattaaccaatggaacaattaattaattaatcaatcaattaagaacaattaaccaatggaaaaagctttgccttcagaagttgtgggtgtttcatcactggagatttttaaaaagagactggagagtcacttgtctgaaatgggtaaggtctcctgcttgagcagggggttggactagaagacctcgaaggtcccttccaactctattccgaTTAATTGTTTTGCAAGTGTGGCGGCCTGCAAGTCCCCAAATTTCAAACTCCCTACGCGGCTAAAGAGGAAGAATATTGGAGTTCTCGTACAATCAGATGTGACGGTTGCATTTCCCTGTTTCCAgaggtagaacagaacagaaataatagaatagaaaattgaattgaattgaaatagaatagaatacacagagttggaagggaccttggaggtcttctagtctaacccattgctcaggcaggaaaccctacaccacttcagagaaatggttatccaacgtcttcttaaaaacttccagggttggagcattcacaacttctggaggcaagttgttccactgattaattgttctaactctcagaaaattcctccttagttctaagttgcttctctccttgattagtttccacccattgcttcttgtcctgctctcaggggctttggagaatagtttgactccctcttctttggggcagcccctgagatattggaagactgctatcatgtctcccctggtccttcttttcattaaactagacatacccagttcctgcaactgttcttcatatgttttagcctccagccccctaattacctttcctgctcttctctgcactctttctagtctccacatcttttgtaacatcgtggcgaccaaaactggattccaagtgtggccttaccaaagcattataggGTGGAAATCTTAACACATTAAGACTGTTTCATTTTACCCCTAGgtgtttatttttcctttccgTTAAACGAAGCAGAGGAAAAATACCTGCATGAGGGATCTCACCGTGATCCTGCAAAGCAGATTTGGCTAAAAGGAAGTGACCCAAACCGTGCCCGATCATTAAAGCTCAATAGCGAGAAACCAAATCCGGAGTTTCTCAATTTACCTCAAAGATGTGGGATGAGCTCTTGTATGTTCTCTAGACTTAAGACTACCACCACaaaagttttctctttttttttcttgggaaCCAATTTGTgccttaaaaaaaaggaagacgaTGACCCAAATGACAATTTTAAATGCacgtcttctttaaaaaaagaaagaaaagaaaagaaaagaaggcttCAAATAATAAGCAAGTGATTTATTGAAatatttggtttaaaaaaaaaagatttgcccTGCACATATTAAAATAGTACAGatatttgggaggaggggaaggatgtGATTGTAAAATCAAAGTGCATCAAATTCACAAAATCCTGTAAAAAGGGGTTCGGCCCGGATACCTcgcctgaaaaaaacaaaacaaaaatattgttagaagatgataGTTAAGGAAGACTTtagcagctttttttaaaaaaaaaccagaatctaCATAAAAAGAAGAGATCCAGAGTTTTTCAAACTGTGCCTTTTTAGAAAGCCAaccaagctaaaaaaaaaaattcacaggaaAAGACCAGAAATGGAAGTTTTATCAAAAATTAACCTTTTCCAAGGTATTTCCACCTCTAATCTCTGTTTTTCAAAGAGTGACAGATTTATCCACGTGGATTTCCAGAACTGTAACCCAACTGTATTGTTAAAGCAACCAAAGGGCGAAAAGTCTGGAGAATAATTACGTCATCCCTATTTCAAATGTGAATGTAAATCACTGGAAAATTTAGTTCTTCTCCTGATTCTGCCCACTAATTTGGGGGAGTCTGATCCGTGGCGTGTTACCTGACCCCAAAGGCAAGACCTTAGCTTGGAAAAGATTATGTAATTCCAATCTAAAATCCACATAATTTTCAACCAATGTtttatatttaccatatttttcggagtataagacgcaccaagatttcaaagaggtaaacaagaaaaaaatttttCATTTGCCCtacctggcccccaggagcactctgcaggcctcccaaaccctctgtgtgacCTGTTTTTgagaaaaacgggcccatttttcacaaaaacgggatgcgcagagggttgggAAAACCCTTTGAgcctgcaaagtgctcctgggggctggggagagcaaaaattccatttttgcggaaaatgggcctatttttgcaaaaaacaggccatttttggcctcccaaacttcCCCACGtgtcatgtttttgccctccccagcccccaggagtactctgcaggcctcccttagccacagaaatttggggctcagttgtggttcaaagtcgaggactacccgtatctaATTATGGGCAATGAGATACCGGGATAAACACAATTATTGAAATGATGTATGTGGCTAGGAAAAATAGAGGGAGAAGAAGGGCCTCACTTGAGCAAGGTGCATCGGAAATCGGACAAGCGGGCGTAAGCATCTCGCTGGTTTCGAACTGTCTCGTTGCTCCACAAACGCTCAGCGACAGCACCAGCTCTGGGCCTGGAGAAGATGAAAAAATgttgctctattttttttttttattatttgcatttatatcccgcccttctccaaaaactcagggcggcttacactatgtcaagcaatagtcttcatccatttgtatattatatacaaagtcaacttttattgcccccaacaatctgggtcctcattttacctaccttataaaggatggaaggctaagtcaaccttgggcctggtgggactagaacctgcagtaattgcaggcagctgttgttaataacagaggcCCATTTGGAGAGTTTATACGCTACTTTATAAGATGCAAACCCTCCCTAGttgcaaaagtgctttttcaagagtactttctgcttttttctttgaagatgtttcacttctcatccaagaagcttcttcagctctgactagatggtgaggaatggacaGATTtatactttctggtttttccttgaagacgtttcgcttctcatccaagaagcttcttcagctctgactggatgatggggaatggaaggatttctattcttagcagacagctggtcatctgcatccttttagagggtcgttgaggccgctGTGTCttcaaggaatagaaatccttcccttccccaccatccagtcagagctgaagaagcttcttggatgagaagcaaaacgtcttcaaagaaaaactagaaggtCCAGGGGCCTCTtgaaaacagcacctttgggacaaccaggacctggatgatggagaacctCCGTAGACAAACCCTTCCTAGATGGATCACAAGTTAACACAAACATCTCTTCCCGTAACAAAGGTTAGAGTTTTATTATAAGTAATCCTGTTGTTTGCAATTTGTACCACTGCTAAGTCAACAACCGGCAAGCAGATGCCCAGGAAGAGCCAAGAGGACATCACAACGATGGTCCAAGGGTCATGGCATGGTTACGCAAAGGAAGCACATTAGGGCATAAGGTGAATTATTTGCATGCGGATGTCAAATGTATCGCCTCAGTTGTCCTCTCGGCAGCCCTGCCTTCAGACATCCCGGGACCAAAATCCCGGGACCAAAAACCAGCTGTGTTTGAGTTTTTACACAGAATCACTAAAAATGTGTCCATCTGGAGCTGACACCTGTGAGCATCAGAACAACAGAAGACAAGGcagggaatagcaatagcacttcatagtgctttccagccctctctaaatggtttacagagtcagcctcttgcccccaacaatctgggtcctcattttacccacctcggaaggagggaaggatgagtcaaccttgggctagtcaggattgaactcttggcggtgggcagagttagcctgtaatactgcattctaaccagagggagggagggagggaggaaggaagaaaggaagatagcaatagcaattaaacttatataccgcttcatagtactttccagccctctctaagcggtttacagagtcagcctattgtccccaacaatctgagtcctcattttacccacctcggaaggatggaaggctgagtcagccttgagcctgtgaGGATCGAATTCATGCCAGTGGGCAGattgagcctgcaatactgcattctaaccactgggagggagggagggaagaaggaaggaagataacaatagcacttagacttacatactgcttcatagggctttccagccctctttaagcggtttatagaggcagcatattgccccaaagatctgggtcctcatttttaccgatgtcggaaggatggaaggctgagtcaacctttagcctgtgagatttcatctgccactctaactactgcgccatcatggctcttatGTGCGAACTGGGGGGTCGGGGGAGCAGGCTAACATTTCtacagaaacttttcttttttgcacaGCTGGACTGGTTTTTGTGATCTGTCGTGAGCTGTGAGACAAgccttgaggaacaggaggaagagaccTAATCCAGGCAACAGTCAAATAAGAGAAATTTGAGTCCGGGGCAGAAATGTATTTTGAGAAAGCGTCTCAAGGAAACCTCCACGATTCCCgtgaagagaaagggaaagagaagggaagcgtATTTGGTTTTGCAAGACTCTGTCGTTGAAACGCGATAATAACTCTTACCACAGTCTGGGGGTTAAATTAGTTGCATCCACGTATTCGCCCCACATACAGGCTTCTCCACCAATAACCAGCTTTTTTTGTTCTGCGCTGCCTGTTGGAAGAGACAATAAtgtgtttatttatatcctgcctttattatttttacaaatagctcaaggaTGTAAATGCATCCAGAACACCTTCCtccttttcccacaacaacaaccctgtgaagtgggttgggccgAGAAAGAGAGACTGGCGTAAAGTCTTCCAGtcggctttcattcctaaggtgggactagaactcaccgcctcctggtgattggcctaaagtcacccagccagctttcatgcctaaagtgggactagaactcaccatctcctggtgatgggcTTAAAGACACCcaatggctttcatacctaaggtgggattagaactcaccgcctcctggtgattggcctaaagtcacccaactggctttcatacctaaggaaggactagaactcactgtctcctggtgattggcacaaagtcacccagtcagctttcatgcctagggtgggactagaaatcaccgtctcctgttgattggcccaaatttACCCAGCTGGATTACATGCCtaacgtgggactagaactcaagtctTCCATTTTCTAAACTAGTGCCTTAACCATCAGAGCAAACTGGTTCTCTATGTAGATTATTAGCATTAttcttgtattgtattgtatgttaATGGGGCTACACTGGGGGCAAAACCTCACCTTTGAAGGCTAGGGGTTCCACCCGATATGCTGCCAACCAATCCTGCCCGTAAGAGATGACGTTCAAGTACCAAGGGGAGGACAGCAGGGTCCGGAAACCAGCCTCCGTGACACGAGACATCTCATTTTGAAAGGTGATGGGGCTCCCTTTCCACACGTGTATTACTGTATTAGGGTTCACCTGGCCAAAAGAGAGAATGGAACAGGGACTGAGGTCCAAGAGAAGGCATCTTACAGgagatgtaccgtattttttggagtataagacgcactgaagTATAAGAcgtgccttagtttttggggaggaaaataggaaaaaacaaattctgcctaccaggtattcattcagtaaagctggctggagaattctgggagttgaagtcctccaggcttcaagttgccaaggttggagacccctgccctaaagtatCCCGAGTTCTCCCAGCACCATCCTTACCTTCACACCGTTATCGAACACTTCTTGCCACACCATGTAACCTTTCTTGTAAGAGGCGACTATATCCAGCAGCCTGAAGCAAAGAGAAGAaccaaaagaaggaagaaacataAGCCCGTGTTTCAATTTCCCTGCACCAAACCTTTCTTTTGTTCCTGCCTTCACCTGGCACCTCTCAAATTGtctaaaatggacaattaacatcaaaaacatcatcaaaaaaggacaacaaagactgttctttctgcgccaactcagaaagctcaaactgcccaaggagctactgatccagttctacagaggaattattgagtctgtcatctgcacctctataactgtctggttcggttctgcaacccaaaaagacagacacagacttcagaggataattagaactgcagaaaaaataatggctaccaacctgccttccattgaggacctgtatgctgcacgaatcaagaagagggccgtgaaaatatttacagacccctcacatcccggacatcaactgtttcaactcctaccctcaaaacgatgctatagagcactgcacaccagaacaactagacacaagaacagttttttcccgaaggccatcactctgctaaacaaataattccctcaacactgtcaaactatttactaaatctgcactactattaatcttctcatccttttcatcaccaatctctttccacttatgactgtatgactgtaactttttgttgctatcgttaagggttaaattgcaacccatgaccatcgtttgtgttgtaaatgttgtacctttgatgaaggtatttttttttctttttcttttaagtacactgagagcatatgcaccaaaacaaattctttgtgtgtccaatcacacttggccaataaattctattctattctattctattctattctattctattctattctattctattcctatgactatcattaagtgttgtaccttatgattcttgatgaacatatcttttcttttaggtgcactgagagcatatgcaccaaaacaaattccttgtgtgtccaatcacacttgaccaataaattcaattctattctattctattctattctattctattctattctattctattctattttattctattctatttaagtaaGACAGGAGCGTCTCCTGACATGGGAGGGGAAGCCAATGTGAGGGCAAGAAGAAAGAGAAACCAGAAAAACAGGAAGCTTAGGCCAGACTGCCTCCCAGCACAATTCTTACCTTTGTCTACCAAGAAGCCACGTCTGAAGAACTAACATGATCTGTACTTTGGCTTGGCTGAGAGTGATGGGAAGTGAGGCACAATCTTTGGGGAGGGCCTGTTTGAGGGCGGGAGGGCGGCCCTGTTTTCttgccctacaccaggggtcgccaaccccgtggttctggagctgcatgtggctctttcatccctctgctgcggctccctgacgCTCAAAATaggcatcacaaccgccaatgtggcgacacccgccggcacgtGATTGATTGAGCTTTtagacccatcttttttttttccccggagTTCAAAacgtttttgttgcatgcagaaataaaaatgtgttttctctgtagcaggtcattgatttcataaatgcagcACACTACAGTAGTGTTGGCTAACCTtcttgccgttgcgtgccaaaaacAGGGGGGAGTACAGGGGGgagtgtgggggtgtgtgtgtgtcacgtgcgcacgtgcccacacccataattcaatgcaccccaccccccatgcaggCATGCGCGATCCCCCACGCGACTTCTGCTTTTGGCAGGCAATGGCATGGTGGggccggtaggcctgtttttgccctccccaggctccagaggccttccccaccccccctggTGGctgtctggaggccagaaacggccttttcctgacttccggtgggcccgaaaggcccgaaaatcagctggcctgtGCACTGGAGCTGgtctagggcaacgctcgcgtgcccacagacatGGCTCTGCGTGGCACGCAtgatataggttcgccatcatggcactataattttttttatacatagcataaagttAAAGAAacgatatatgcagtgttatcttcatgtTAGATGtcagaagggttttgtggctcccggtgttttcttttctgtgggaaacgggtccaaatggctctttgagtgttttaaggttgccgacccctgccctagataaaTACTTAACAATGGAGCCGAAGGCTCACTTTACCTTTGAATGTAGAAGGCTTCTAACTTGGCGTAGTCTTCGCCAAATTGCATCTTCTGCATGAAAGCTTGGATGTCTGGGTTAGACTTCCTATATGGAAACAGAAGGGTTGGAtcgaagtgttgtgcctcgctcgcccccctctccgcagccgggcccctctcatctcctgctatctcaaccagagactgatagtgcagaagaatgtcctggcatgccttcagcccccagacctggcaccatgcccggacaaaccaagcaaacaaacctccccccgatagcatgtgcgcctgaagccagccacgagctggaattgctggcagctggggatgaaacgatgcagtggatagatccacgcttccggagaatggaaaggcgacgtcagcaaaaggaagggaggggcaggcctggataagtgctgagtcatggagccaaaccccatgacctatataaaggatctgctttctggcattctttgagtcaggcaaagtctaatttggattgctgaagtcacatcctggtctcctgactgccctgagaactctgacagaactttggcaaagctgcagaggctttgcggccacgcttgatacggacttccccgacccggccgtcagaggaggagtgggacacgacacgaagTTGGATGCTCAAGATTTCCAAAGTCTAGTTTCCTGAAAGGATTCTTTGGTAGGCcatcaagaataaaaatggaagcatACCTCATGCTTTGTGAACACATCAGCCACACCAGAGTGGCCAAAttttgaccactttaagacttccggagaggctggctggggaattctggaagttgaagtctacaagtcttaaagcggccaaggttggacacccctgagctacatGTTTGGACCACTCGTGATTCCTGCCCTCAGGATGTAACTTAACATGGGTTTTGAACTCAGCCGTTGCGATTTGTGACACGGAATGCTATGGGACTACCGCCGATTGTGAACCAAGGTTTCTTAGGTCAGCCAAAGTTAGACCCAAGGTTACTTCAATAAATCAGTGTTAGGACAAATGAGGGCTTGGTCCAAAGTGAACCTAGCAGGGATCTAATAACGATCCATCACCACTCTTATGGCCTCTACCTGACCTGTGTTCATCCCAGGTATCTCCAAGGATTCAGTGGAGTGACATTTGCCACCAGACAGTTGGGGCTAAATAAGTTGTGGACACCTTATGGttcctctgaagcaggggtctccaaccttggcaactttaagcctggaggacttcaattcccagaattccccagccagcaaagcttcgtgTAACAATAGGTGTGAACATGACAGGTTTCCCAATGTTTGGAAATGCATGGCCATTGATCTCTTTGTTGGTTCTATCCCGATATGTCATTATCATCATTAcactcttttcccttcccttcccccgccATATATTCGTCTTCTCTCCATCCTTCCCCTTCCAGATTCCACGAGGAAAACAAAACCCACCAGCAAGAGAAGTCCACCTCATCTCCTCCCAGGTGAAGGTAGAAATCTGGGAAGATGGCACTAACTTCCGCAAAAAACGAAGCCATGAATTGGTAAGTGGAGTTGAGAATGGGGTTGACTGGCCCGTAGGTCCCGCTGGGTTTTGTGGACGCGTAACATGGAGTCAACAAGCCTGGGATACCTGGGAtacggaaggaagggaagggaagggaagggaagggaagggaaagaagaaaggaagggaaggaaggaaggaagatgatgagaagggagggaaggaggaaggaaagtgataagaatgggaaggaaggaaggaaggaaggaaggaaggaaggaaaggaaagaaggaagatgatgAGGAATGTGGGAAGGAAAGTGaaaagaatgggaaggaaggaagaaggaaggaaggaaggaaggaaggaaggaaggaaggaaggaaggaaggaaggaaaggaaaggaaggaagatgatgaggaaggggggaaggaaagtgataagaatgggagggaaggaaggaaggaaggaaggaagatgatgaggaagggagggagaggggaaggaaatggacaagaatgggaaggaaggaaggaaggatggatggataagggAATAAGCAAACAAAACATCCACAAGACTACTAAGTGCAATTAGATATTACAGAAAAAAAGATGTGTTAGTCTATGGCAGTGATTCTCAAACTTGTGAACTTTCaggttatggacttcaactcccagaatgcctcatcactggcatgctgactggggaatgctggaagttaaagtccacacatcttaaaatggccatgGTTGGGGAACACTGCCTTAGCCTAACAAATTCTCAGAGCATTTTCAACCCAGCAGATTTTAAAGGTTGGGGATGGCGGATCCAGATTGATAAAAGTTTAAATCACGCACAGCTTtgtcctctccctctttttcaaGCAACAAAGCAGGGTCCTAATCTTGTTTTCTGCCGTTGTAATATTCCCTCCCGATAAGCAGGTCGTTCTGAGGCGATTTCAGCATCATTTTTCAAATGGTACACGTGGCTGTTCAGATTCTAACTCAGCACCCATGTGTGTTCAAAGAAACTGTTTCCTCATCCCAAGACAGTTCTTACCTGGCCCCCAAGAGAGAGtatgtccaggggtgtcaaattctggAATCACTCGAATTCCACGCAACCGGGCATATTCAATCACCATCTTCACATCACTAGCAGAGTATACATGAGTGACCGAGTTATAGGACCcctaaaaagatagatagatagatagacagacagacagatatagattaggtagatgatagtgatagatagatagatagatagatagatagatagacagacagctaGACAGACAgctacagacagacagatagatatagattaagtagatgagagatagagagatagatgatagatagacagacagacagatatagattaggtatatgatatagatagatagatagatagatagatagatagatagatagatagatagatagatagatagatagatagttgccgtgtttccctgaaaataagaccctgtcttatatttttttgaactctgaaataagtgcttggcctcattttcggggaggtcttattttcgggcgcttggagcaagatggggttcttcttgccgtcttacctgatttccagctctgggtttaaatattttcggggagggcttattttgtggggggggggaggcttatttcagCGCATACGCTCATAAACccagataaaaggtaaaggttcccctcgcacatatgcactagtcattcccgactctaggggctcacctccatttcaaagccgaagagccagcgctgtccgaagacgtctccgtggtcatgtggccggcatgactcaacgccaaaggcgcacggaacgctgtgaccttcccaccaaaggtggtccctatttttctacttgcattttttacgtgctttcgaaactgctaggttggcagaagctgggacaagtgacgggagctcactcccgttacatggcactagggattcgaactgccgaccttttcgaccgacaagctcaacatcttacccactgagccaccacgtcccatgcaaaatatctacatttatcaatatctatatctatatctatctatatatctatatcaaaAGTTCCTACTGAATGGCAAGTCAAGGTGGAGTGAAGGAGCTATAGCCTTCAAATCTTATACCTAGGGGAGGATTATGGCTTGCTGGCTGAGATCTCGCTCTGACCAAAGATTAGAACTCTTCCTGGTCCTCAAATAAACAGAGGCACTTTCAACTAGCATGCAAGGATTGCAACATAGTGTAAGAAAGTCACGGTCTATGCCACCTTCTCGCCTTGATCTAGAAATCTTTCCTAGAAAATAAGGTCAATACTGCTTGCGTGCTGCATCAAATCTTATCTTGCATGCCTAGAAAGGACCACTGAGACCTGAAGAGAGAAATCCAGCCAACAaatccctcctcttcagcttcctTTGGGAGCTGCGATGTGAAGACATCCCATTTCAGCCACGATGGACTTCAGTGGTTGTCATGTCAAAttgaggaccaggggtgaaatccagcaatgttctgacaggttctggagaaccagtagcggaaattttgagcagttcggagaactggcaaatatcacctctggctggccccagagtggggtgggaatggagattttgcagtatccttctcctgccacgcccaccaagccatgcctacagaaccggtagtaaaaaaaattggatttcaccactggacagggGTTCAAAGGCCTCCCATGGGATACGAGGAATCCCCTCCAAAAGCCCACTGTATGGCAGAGGTTCAGTGGGAGATGGGACTTGCTCACCTTCGCGCTGAGATCTGGGAAGACCATGCTTTCGAACGGGAACGATGGGTCATCCACAATGTGCCAATGGAACACGT includes:
- the HEXA gene encoding beta-hexosaminidase subunit alpha, yielding MAGTAGAWLLLLAAGLGAAVWPQPQWLSQDPRSLCRLSSRQFRFAYANGSAVEPGCEVLDGAFRRYWKLLFPPGYKEPAGSNVVDLCPNLLVSVTEAGCSGYPTLDSPEDYKLSVSVDLMLLTATNIWGALRGLETFSQLSWRDEDGTFYLNKTDVVDFPRFPHRGLLLDTSRHFLPLRAILETLDVMAYNKFNVFHWHIVDDPSFPFESMVFPDLSAKGSYNSVTHVYSASDVKMVIEYARLRGIRVIPEFDTPGHTLSWGPGIPGLLTPCYASTKPSGTYGPVNPILNSTYQFMASFFAEVSAIFPDFYLHLGGDEVDFSCWKSNPDIQAFMQKMQFGEDYAKLEAFYIQRLLDIVASYKKGYMVWQEVFDNGVKVNPNTVIHVWKGSPITFQNEMSRVTEAGFRTLLSSPWYLNVISYGQDWLAAYRVEPLAFKGSAEQKKLVIGGEACMWGEYVDATNLTPRLWPRAGAVAERLWSNETVRNQRDAYARLSDFRCTLLKRGIRAEPLFTGFCEFDAL